From the Desulfovulcanus ferrireducens genome, one window contains:
- a CDS encoding universal stress protein has product MFKKILLATNGSKASKKAEDYALYLVKTSGAQLTVVHVMDDKLCHYGYVDQLVPGTTKEQFVSYVLSERASAAQQAIYEFNEKAKEQKILYDLKLRRGEPAKEIVAAAAEEKCDLVIVGGRHPSERKLFKSTCTADKVASQSPCSVTVII; this is encoded by the coding sequence ATGTTTAAAAAGATACTTCTTGCAACGAATGGCTCCAAGGCATCGAAAAAAGCAGAGGACTATGCCCTCTACCTTGTCAAGACCAGCGGCGCCCAACTGACTGTCGTACACGTCATGGACGACAAGTTATGCCACTACGGCTACGTTGACCAGCTGGTCCCAGGGACGACCAAAGAGCAATTTGTATCTTACGTCCTTTCAGAACGCGCATCCGCAGCCCAGCAGGCTATCTACGAATTTAATGAAAAGGCAAAAGAACAAAAAATCCTCTACGACCTGAAACTCAGACGGGGGGAACCCGCCAAGGAGATAGTAGCCGCGGCTGCAGAAGAGAAATGTGATCTCGTGATTGTCGGCGGCCGTCATCCTTCTGAACGAAAACTGTTCAAATCAACTTGTACGGCAGATAAAGTTGCAAGCCAGAGCCCTTGCAGCGTAACAGTTATCATCTAA
- a CDS encoding ATP-binding protein, with product MEDISLTDYLDYYVSDIMHKDQRIVYVVVLDPKGRVLSHSNIKEYGKIYTDHITKQALKATDITVQKTTDNNGNEIVDVAAPLKISTKHWGVCRVGFSLQEVKEGIRTLRNEIISMIALMLMGSLAFIGIFAKTFATPLIKLAKTMDQITEKGDLDIKCPEPTPRRDEIGRLQASFSWMVKRLREANKEKMKAFDMMCQTEKMATVGNLAAGVAHEINNPLGGIILCFKNLTETDMDEKTKKEHIEVINSGLIKIQNTVRELLDFARKTPITIVPSSINSLLEESLNLADALLSKKGINIKKELSQDIPLLPVDPNKIQQVFLNIIINAAHAMGDRGTLFLSSKVEDEMCVISITDTGPGMDPEILARIFDPFFTTKKPGKGTGLGLAVSKAIVEQHGGSIEVISKKGAGAKFIVKLPIKGNEKT from the coding sequence GTGGAAGATATAAGCCTGACAGACTACCTAGATTATTATGTGTCAGACATAATGCACAAGGATCAACGCATAGTCTATGTGGTTGTTCTTGACCCTAAGGGCAGGGTACTGTCCCATAGCAACATAAAGGAGTACGGCAAAATATACACAGACCATATAACGAAACAGGCTCTTAAAGCAACAGACATAACAGTTCAAAAAACCACAGACAACAACGGAAACGAGATAGTCGATGTCGCTGCCCCCTTGAAAATAAGCACAAAACACTGGGGCGTGTGCCGGGTCGGTTTTTCCCTGCAAGAGGTCAAAGAGGGAATCAGGACACTAAGAAATGAAATTATCTCCATGATAGCCCTGATGCTGATGGGCTCTTTGGCCTTTATCGGCATCTTTGCTAAAACTTTTGCAACTCCACTTATAAAATTGGCAAAGACCATGGACCAAATTACCGAGAAAGGAGACCTGGATATCAAATGTCCTGAACCAACTCCCAGGCGAGATGAGATCGGCAGACTCCAGGCGAGCTTCTCCTGGATGGTTAAGAGGTTGCGTGAAGCAAACAAAGAAAAAATGAAGGCCTTTGACATGATGTGTCAGACTGAAAAGATGGCCACCGTGGGCAATCTCGCCGCAGGAGTTGCTCATGAGATAAACAACCCCCTTGGAGGGATAATCCTCTGCTTCAAAAATCTCACAGAAACCGACATGGATGAGAAGACAAAAAAGGAACATATAGAGGTAATCAACTCTGGCCTCATTAAAATCCAAAATACAGTTAGAGAACTCCTGGACTTTGCAAGAAAAACACCTATCACCATCGTCCCATCATCCATTAACTCTCTCCTCGAAGAAAGTCTCAACTTAGCGGACGCCCTGCTATCCAAGAAAGGCATAAACATCAAAAAAGAGCTTAGCCAAGATATTCCATTGCTCCCTGTAGACCCGAATAAGATTCAACAGGTATTCCTTAATATAATTATAAATGCCGCCCATGCCATGGGAGACAGAGGCACACTTTTTCTTTCCTCAAAGGTAGAAGACGAGATGTGCGTCATCTCAATAACTGATACGGGACCGGGAATGGACCCTGAAATATTGGCCCGAATATTCGACCCTTTTTTCACCACAAAAAAACCGGGAAAAGGGACAGGATTAGGTCTTGCCGTGTCTAAAGCAATTGTAGAACAGCACGGAGGGAGCATAGAGGTTATTTCTAAAAAAGGGGCCGGTGCAAAGTTTATCGTAAAACTGCCCATAAAGGGAAATGAAAAGACATGA
- the phnD gene encoding phosphate/phosphite/phosphonate ABC transporter substrate-binding protein codes for MDRIRLFSIIFTVLFLLASATPRLNAETKEKPGSQKTVYFGVITLYHPLVMYRNYQPFMDYLTKHTPYHFELKISQDYKNIITYLRDGSVQVAMLAGLTYLEAKKAAGVIPLMATLREDKRPLCQGIFITRADNKKINTIADIRGKRFAFASERSTSGNLAPLYHLYAREGIRLTDLGYYKNLRYHDSVAREVLRGNFDAGVVLDSVAMKYKDMGIKFIGQTDPLPRFLIVARKGTDHEVMRSLKKALLELNYDNPANKVIMDSWDVNIRYGFAEVADSDYEPIRNMISYLAKEGVKLGVRK; via the coding sequence ATGGATCGTATACGCCTGTTTTCAATCATATTTACCGTCTTATTTTTGTTGGCCTCGGCAACACCTCGCTTAAATGCTGAGACCAAGGAGAAACCGGGATCGCAGAAAACCGTCTATTTTGGGGTAATCACACTCTATCATCCCCTGGTCATGTACAGAAATTATCAGCCTTTTATGGATTACCTTACAAAACATACCCCCTATCATTTCGAACTCAAAATAAGCCAGGACTACAAAAATATTATTACTTACCTGCGCGATGGCAGTGTGCAGGTGGCCATGCTCGCCGGCTTGACATACCTTGAGGCAAAAAAGGCTGCCGGAGTTATCCCACTTATGGCGACACTAAGGGAAGACAAAAGACCTCTATGTCAGGGCATTTTCATTACAAGGGCTGACAACAAAAAAATAAACACCATTGCAGACATTCGAGGTAAACGCTTTGCCTTTGCGTCCGAGCGCTCAACATCTGGAAACCTTGCCCCCCTCTATCACCTGTACGCCAGGGAGGGCATAAGGCTTACTGACCTCGGTTATTACAAAAACCTCAGATATCATGACTCGGTGGCAAGAGAGGTACTCAGGGGCAACTTTGATGCGGGAGTCGTACTTGACTCTGTTGCGATGAAATATAAGGACATGGGAATAAAATTTATCGGTCAAACAGATCCGTTACCTCGATTTTTAATCGTAGCGCGTAAAGGCACGGACCACGAAGTAATGCGATCTTTGAAGAAAGCGCTCCTTGAGCTTAACTACGACAACCCGGCAAATAAAGTGATAATGGACTCATGGGATGTGAATATAAGGTACGGTTTTGCCGAAGTAGCTGATTCCGACTACGAGCCGATCAGGAATATGATCTCATATCTCGCTAAAGAAGGGGTAAAGTTAGGGGTTAGAAAGTGA
- a CDS encoding YeiH family protein codes for MSQEVGAGVAHEVSVEKPKSFAQEFIDSIPGAILVIAVAVAAYVIAPYLRQYPLFKTYLSLKDFILAILFGILIKNTVGVPKRFEPGLRFSTILTKTGIVIMGAKYSLSGLLTVGGQALLYISIFLFGTAIVMMWVAKKLNLPTALGACLASGLSVCGVSATIAIAPAVRAKNQDMAYSIAVVLMFGLLALLVFPPIGKLLNLSDAQYGAFCGVGIVNSAQVLAAGFGYSEQAGLIAGIYNIGRVIFLPFVVLLLAIMAASQEAEIAKEQVNVNKFKIIVDKFPVFVLGFLFVVMLNTMGLFSKPEIHQAKVFMNWAFLLGFASIGLTTRLADLKAAGLSGFVLGFLVAGTKAALALLVVLTFMN; via the coding sequence ATGTCACAAGAAGTAGGGGCAGGTGTGGCACACGAAGTGTCCGTGGAGAAACCTAAATCTTTTGCCCAGGAATTCATAGATAGCATTCCTGGAGCTATTCTTGTTATTGCTGTAGCTGTTGCAGCATACGTTATCGCACCCTATCTGCGCCAGTATCCGCTTTTTAAGACTTACCTGTCTTTAAAGGACTTCATTCTTGCTATCTTGTTTGGGATACTGATTAAAAACACCGTTGGTGTTCCTAAAAGATTTGAGCCAGGTCTGAGATTTTCCACAATTTTGACCAAGACAGGCATTGTTATAATGGGTGCCAAATATTCTCTAAGCGGCCTGCTAACAGTAGGTGGTCAGGCACTCCTGTACATCAGTATCTTCCTCTTTGGGACAGCTATCGTCATGATGTGGGTAGCCAAAAAGCTGAACTTACCAACTGCTTTGGGAGCATGTCTAGCTTCTGGCCTTTCCGTTTGCGGCGTTTCAGCAACAATTGCTATTGCACCGGCTGTTAGAGCAAAAAACCAAGACATGGCCTATTCGATTGCCGTAGTACTCATGTTTGGTCTTCTGGCTCTGCTGGTTTTCCCGCCCATCGGCAAGTTGCTCAATCTCAGCGATGCCCAGTATGGTGCCTTCTGCGGTGTTGGTATTGTAAACTCAGCACAGGTTCTGGCTGCCGGATTCGGATATAGCGAACAGGCAGGATTAATCGCTGGTATCTACAATATCGGTAGAGTAATATTCCTACCGTTTGTTGTTCTTCTCCTTGCTATCATGGCTGCAAGCCAAGAGGCCGAAATTGCCAAAGAGCAAGTGAATGTTAATAAATTCAAGATTATTGTGGACAAGTTCCCCGTCTTTGTACTCGGCTTCCTCTTTGTTGTCATGCTCAATACCATGGGACTTTTTAGCAAACCTGAAATCCATCAGGCCAAGGTTTTCATGAACTGGGCCTTTCTCCTCGGTTTTGCAAGTATCGGCCTGACTACCAGGCTCGCCGACCTGAAAGCTGCCGGATTATCCGGTTTCGTTTTAGGGTTTCTTGTCGCAGGCACCAAAGCCGCTTTAGCTTTGCTGGTAGTTCTAACCTTCATGAATTAA